The Aedes albopictus strain Foshan chromosome 2, AalbF5, whole genome shotgun sequence region acgccacgatgtcgaagttgcggggatgtagttcgtcgtagattatcctgtcacatcctgcgaaacctagtgacttgcgattccatgttccaagtttccaatcgtagtccttatttcgtcgcgtgggtctttgccgattgtatcgagtcgtattttctcctatgttattcgcaatggggatttttacgggtggcttattgggcctacgccaacactcctgtctcgccggagggccatcgtgccagttctgtttaacgtcccaaccaacactgggacgaccacgctgatggggctaccaccttggatctagctgggcgtggtgcagcgtttcttactcagccgctggatgccagaacagacgctgtttgagccgcacctccttggtgaacagacactcggatcgtacctcctcaatctagctgaagtcagaaggacaacagtgcccaggctgcactaccagctaagcacacaactcttagctggcggtctttgtcatcgcttgacccgtggaagcatgaggtaggaacttgtgaggaccagagctatattggacgctctccttatcgactcaccgttttgcagcccaaggaATTTCACGTGCTATCAATTTGGAAATTGTACGAGTTTAACTAAATCCAACAATTATTAACCATATCATCAACTGAATCGAAGAATTTGGTGGGCTAGATTAGTGCtccccaaactgtgcgccgtgaacatttcaCTGGTGCGCCGCAGAGTTTTGAGCCAAAACAATATAATTCAATATCAgaacgtatttttttatttgacgGATCTTCGAAGTGTTGCTGCacggcatttttccaaaaattataccAACCTTCGAATATTCTTAAAATTCTAGTATCCTCTTAAAACGTTatgatttttaatcaaatttttaaattctcggagttttgagaaattcttggctaAGATTGAAAAAAATGATTGGATTTCCTACACTCCAGTTCAGTATTTGATTCTATCAACAGCTTGTAACAGAAAGTAAATATTTCAAAGGTCCTATTACAGTTCTTTCCTTATTCCATACATTTCCATACAGTTTTTTATGTTGTATTCTGCTTTTCGGGACGACATTTTTTACTAACGTCACTATGATAGAATACTTCTGCAAATTTTCGGTTATGTGCAAGTAGATCACTTTTTATTGGAGCCATGTACTCCATATATCTtgtctttaaggcgaaactggaagcaattcctcactttttaatttttgttttttttttttttaataaataacgaagcaatattttcaaaatcggttttagtgcacatgtagagtatggatcaaggtatcttctgattttttttgtagtgaaaaatgttttcgttttttgcagaaaccatttttgaacaaaatttcacaaaaaatggtttctgaaaaaatggaaaacattttccacctcaaaaaattcagaagataccttgatccataccctacatgtgcacgaaaaccggttttgaaaatattgctttgtcatttaataaaaaataaaaaaccgaaaaaatgagaaaatgcttccagttttgccttaatgaaaaattatgaaaaatataagtaaCTTTTGATCgacattcagacattttttttttgtaaattgtttgCGCCAAAGGCACTTTTTTCAATTGTAGGACGAAATAATCATCCAAAACTTATGTGAAAGATAGACCTTCAAGCTTTTCTGAAGACATAATGATCAAACGCATGGATATGAATGATCCATCATCAGCCTAGTCCTGAACATTTTATGTTTGTACTTAAGTTTGCTGAAATTTACCACACTACATTCTAAACAAgccgtttttgaaaattttgtaattcCAACAAAAATCTAAGGTTTTTATAAAATTCTGTGAAATCATTTAAATGTACccggaattttaaaaatattgcaacagttttactattttttttattgtaaggCATTAGCAGCTCTCtttatctgcagaaatttttgatatATTGGTTTACCTAGTTCATAAATAAATAAGGCATTTGAaatctaacaaatatttatgaaattttaaagcatttgttattgaaaatacattttgaccCAAGAAATTCAATTTAATTGGATTTTGAGAAAACATGGTACTGAAAGTTCCTcacaattttgcatttaaatgtttgaactgaaaattattcgaaaataataaaaattctcTGTTAAAAGATGTAGGTGTGccgcgaattttttgaaaatttcaaaaagcgccgcgatagcaaaaaatTGGAGAACCTCTGGATTAGATGGATTCTTAAAAACAAAGGCTTCTGCCTGAGaaattaccaattttttttttcaaaaaaatccacaaattaatttcataaaataaatagaaatagctgaaggcatccctaaggaatttacgaaggattttcaaaagaattgccaaaatatcgccataaggaattcccggagaacatCCCAAAAAATCTGAACCAGAAGAAACAAAATAGGCGAAAAAGTTTCAGAAGGCGCTGCcaattattaaaaataaaatgtcagGGAAACTGGTCAATAAATTACCGGATTCACTCTCAAAAGGATTTTCGAAGGAACCAGAGAAATTCACATTTTTTACGACATTGGAAAAGGAAGttgaaaagaaattgctgatggaatttaTAAAGgcattgcacaatgggaaaaaatagatataaaacgcaaataaattcaatatctctgctcggggtggatggattcgaatgattttttgacaCACACTGCAAAAATCCTTACAGTTTcgaataaggagggtgtcattcgccgcacgatgctggaaatcagtgtatcgggcccgttttaccccattctctctctctttttgaccttttaagaaaaatcctggagtgcaaaatgAATTATTTATTTCATTCATGTTAAAAATTGAGATATCTTCAAATAACAGTTTTCCTGGACGGCCGATTGCATTTTTGCGAGTTGTGCCGAAATCGAAGCAGCAGTGCTACGATACGGACGAGTTCCGTGAACGACGAAGATTTCGCTTGGAGGTACTGCTTGAGCTGGAAATGCAGGTGTTGGTCGTTCTTCCAGCATGGCCGAATCAAATTCCGGGGGATCGCCTGCGTCTGGCCAAAACCGTTGGTCTTGCGGGCCTTCGAACCAATCTAACTAGATCACCGATCACGTATCCCATCTTCTCGTTTTCAGACTCGTAACTGGACTCAGAATCACTGCTGCTACTCCCACTTTCATCGTCACTGTCTTCACTGGAACTAGAACCAGACTCCGCCTGCTGTTGCTGCTTCGTCTCTCGCTTCATGCACTGCATGGATGCCTCTGGTTCCGAATCGTCATCCGAGGAGTCGGAAGACTCCTCCACTCGGGGAGAGTTCGAAGCCAGCCTGCtggtcttctttttcttggccagCGACAACAGCTCCATGTCAAGATCCGAACCGAATTCGGAATCACTGCTGCTCTCTGAGCTGATAATTGGTTGACTTTTCCTCTTCACCATCTTGGATTGAAACGTATGATAACTTCTTTCCTTAATGAGATTGTAACACTTTGTGCTGTTCTCTGGCATCCTCTAGCAGCTTTTTGAACCGAGTAGGTATATCTAAAATAAATTATTCGTGAGGAATACCGGCATATGGGGATACCTACTGGTGGGATAGGTTTCATCTTCAAAATAATTACCTAAACAGAGTAACATTTTGAGGTAGATCACCACAAGCGATACTAGGTAGCATCGTGCGCGATCGAGGATGGGAAGCAACAGGTACATGCGAGGTAGCGCAAATGAGTAGATATACACTAGCGTGGTtctaaaaatcgtttttgctccacatcgATTATTCAAaccataaccagattctatgccttctccaaaaatttgagctgatttggttgaaaattgaaactGCACAAGTCTTTCGAAGTAAGTATGGGAAAACGGTGTGCTTCATTCAATCAACCGAAGAATTTTCCCAAGTATTCTCATAGACTATTCTATCAGCTAAAATTTCACCGAaggccgcattcaaatcggaggcCTCATtaattaataacactagtttacaaaataaaacaaaagtcgtgaacttttgtcaacgaccaaaatttttgaagcataatttagcgctgatttcgaaaccgtgcttcaaaaaaattaaagtggaacagtttttgagttttagctcaatatcgagtattacaactttttaaaatatggaatttaataaaattcaaatatcttgcgttttgttcagccaattttaaatctttttccataaattaaaagctgaatgtaATACCATTcgttcatctgaatgcaggtttttgcGTCagtttgataaaattcaagatattggcgagttttgggaacgatctccttaaattttagcaaaatttttaaaaatatgtgaagaaatgtattttttaagaatttaaaaattctttgtcaacgtttttttttttgacataacatatgtaggcgagatacagtaaaaaattcagctcaatcggtgcattgattacggagaatgaggtgtgtgaagtgagcgactttgcttaaaaatagaacaagaatcgatttcaaatcatcaaccttgtatggaaagtaccgctctactgtatttttttctgtcGCGTTTTCGAacgcagggcatgattctacaccagaaacgatcatcagcttaccgagttcaaaaatgctgtaaactagtgtaatcgattTCTTTCAAACTATTCGATGGGTATCACTGCAAATTGCAGATTTTCATTCTGGTTAAAAATCGGTAATTAATTAATTCGAATGTGGTCTTCGACCTTCGAGACCTAGGAGTATCCGAGGTCTTTTAATCTGTTAAATAGGGTACTTaggaaatgctatggtcgattgatCTTTTAGCGTACTGGTTTTTgaagatgacgatgatttcatatgcgaaagtaaaaaaaaaatgattgttttCGGCAATTCCTATGGCTTTTTTTTGGTAATTGATTCAGCGATTCTCGGAAAACTTTTTTACATTACATTTAAGcactcattcagaaatttattcacgaATTTCTTTTGCTATTATTCTGTTAAATCATCAGGCTATTCCtttgtgaactttttttttttaattccttcggaaattctttaggCAAACCTTAAGGAAAGAGAAACTTTTCCTTGGGAGATCACTTTTCAATGCTTTCGGTTTATTTATAGCATTTTATTCTGATTTGTTTTGGTAATTGATTAGGAATTCGTTTCGACtccttgttttgaatttttttttatgaaatttcagtATTTTCTGCGAGAATTTATTTAACAATGCCTCCATGCACAATCAATTTTGAGAGCCGTGATCGTAAATTGGTGAAGAAATCAGAACAGCTTATAACGACAAAAATGAATTGTTTAACTTTTGCATACATTTTTTACAGTTCCTGTACTgtacctcagtaaaatcgattaccgaaaaaGTTCTGCTCTTCTAATTTCGccaatagaggaattccacgaagtcatgtcagtcgatcctgagcgaccatttcaaaaatatctgaaactttgcacagtttttcaatttcatctaaatcgccatttttcgatattaaaacttcatattcactcacgactaacttttcaaaagggtgtatgcgaaaatagttcaaaaatattctaaaagctatacaacaaaaacggattgttcgattgttatgaatttttcagcaaagttagataactaaatgatgattccttagaaaatatacactgtaaaaaatttctttttttactttaaaaaaatatgatttttgtcacaaaaactcaaatatctcaaaaccctatctttttaccaacgtcaattttttaggggaaatggcccattatatcagctatctaccataaaattttggtgatggtaaactgataaacaaaaaagttatgacatttcaaacatttcacaatttttacatttagtaacaaaaaaaaattttttttctgtgtaaattatttcgagaattatattttgatgctgattttattgtaaagacttccgcctgaattaaacaagttgttttcatgatatttttgtttgattattcataattacaatagtatctatttgaaacttagacgcgatccagtgttgtgatcaaaaatattgagagtgtcatactttttattgtacgtgactggttgaaaagctgttgattataagaaaaatgaaattaaacttatttttaagacaaaagctgtataataaaagttttatatacgcgtatacgtctagtttatctgcaaaaaaaaatacctcttagagaacagactttatgatcggaagaatgcgagtaacttcaacaacaacaaatgcatgagaggtacataccacagacaaacagacgaaacgcctagaacaattttcgtgaaaattcatcgcccagttcacactaccaccacctggtggaaatgtttcacgaaacactgcgttgtgcaatatcgtcatcagaaggcgctagtgtgaaacatcaaacgcaaagaaaaacgatgggcgctcttctggttatgaaagccacaaccaagattcaaaatgatcgttaaaggcgtggtcaatgaaaatttcgtcagtgttacgtttgtttgtctgtaggggagactggggagacttgatccctttttctaaatttgcctgtaactttaggaaaaaacacaaaactagatccatttttcgtacagaatagcaggtaaacatctattgcaagtttatacaaaacaaaaagactttaaattattgttgaagttttcaaaactgtgtttttatggaggcatgccttatgatgtattttccaaaaatgggtcaaaattgatcccccttttgagcacatggttaattcaaagggaaaataactccagaagcttcctattcattttcttttcaagttttcttgcatttttgatgcatgcggtgtatttgaaattataagatttccttaaattgttaaggatatgccgtatcttgaaaatggggagacttgatcccccttttcatggtttgtactaaaataataattatctgacacgttttatcattgaatatactagaattccgagtaaatagaggcttccaaattgaattttatttttcacatgtataatgtgtgtgtaatccttgaGGGATCAagcctccccatgtcactgttgtatacactaagctacattaattgaaatattaatataacagccttatttgaataaatgcgtttgatagtactttattcatactatgtgctgtgaaattttgaaacgatttggttcaattatcACAACGTTATtgaaatttttcggaatcgcctataggatttctgaaagactggaaacaaaccatcagccattaaaaaataatgcaatacacaattaaaatcaattgtagccaaaacattgtcgcctgtccagatgtcgttttggaaaaaaatatgctagaagaaaaatgtttttgattccgagaaaatatggggggaacaagtctccccaggg contains the following coding sequences:
- the LOC134288582 gene encoding uncharacterized protein LOC134288582 — its product is MPENSTKCYNLIKERSYHTFQSKMVKRKSQPIISSESSSDSEFGSDLDMELLSLAKKKKTSRLASNSPRVEESSDSSDDDSEPEASMQCMKRETKQQQQAESGSSSSEDSDDESGSSSSDSESSYESENEKMGYVIGDLVRLVRRPARPTVLARRRRSPGI